The Faecalibacterium prausnitzii genome includes a window with the following:
- a CDS encoding MFS transporter produces the protein MFQKKPSASEVDGVQYRRAKLWQIICYACNAFVGMSIYSLIGMASYSASIGYGITTATVGLILMLARILDGFTDPMLAFIYDRVNTRFGKLRILLISGYLIEAVGLLCMFNLCSSKGFGLPVFVLTYIIYIIGYTVTNMTAQTLPAIMTNDPRQRPTIGVWSTALNYFVPMGMSMLIYTVILPKCGGTFNQDFLSTVCTIVLIIAGIGTLIVCAGISAYDKPENFEGTSKKHEPLKTADILEVLKHNKPLQCYIASNASDKLAQQVGSQAIINTMLNGILIGNMGLATTLGVISMVPSIFFAAFGAKYVGKNGSKKGIVTWTCVSMAIASVLFLFFIFTDTRQIGVIGSWNMIVYVLLTLLQNGSMMCITTSNTSYMADTIDYELDRSGRYIPAVVSGTYSLVDKLITSVAAVIATGAVALLGYTTTMPQPTDSYTSGIFWMTLAIKFGLPMLGWAITLIAMLGCPLTKEEMVNVQKRIADKKEALRHEVIAEQMQ, from the coding sequence ATGTTCCAAAAGAAACCCAGTGCCAGTGAAGTAGACGGCGTCCAGTACCGCCGTGCAAAGCTCTGGCAGATCATCTGTTACGCCTGCAACGCTTTTGTGGGCATGAGCATCTATTCCCTGATCGGTATGGCCAGTTATTCTGCCAGCATCGGCTACGGCATCACCACTGCAACCGTCGGTCTCATCCTGATGCTGGCCCGCATTCTGGACGGCTTTACCGACCCGATGCTGGCGTTCATCTACGACCGCGTCAACACCCGTTTCGGCAAGCTGCGCATTCTGCTGATCAGTGGCTACCTGATCGAGGCTGTCGGTCTGCTGTGTATGTTCAACCTGTGCTCCAGCAAGGGCTTCGGCTTGCCGGTGTTCGTTTTGACCTACATTATTTACATCATCGGCTATACCGTCACCAACATGACCGCCCAGACCCTGCCGGCTATCATGACCAACGATCCCCGCCAGCGTCCCACCATCGGTGTCTGGAGCACTGCGCTGAACTACTTCGTGCCCATGGGCATGAGTATGCTGATCTACACCGTCATCCTTCCCAAGTGCGGCGGCACCTTTAATCAGGACTTCCTCAGCACGGTCTGCACTATCGTGCTGATCATTGCCGGCATCGGCACCCTGATCGTCTGCGCCGGTATCTCCGCCTACGATAAGCCCGAAAACTTCGAGGGCACCAGCAAAAAACACGAGCCGCTGAAAACTGCGGATATTCTTGAGGTGCTCAAGCACAACAAGCCCCTGCAGTGCTACATCGCCTCCAACGCTTCCGATAAGCTGGCACAGCAGGTAGGCAGCCAGGCCATCATCAACACGATGCTGAACGGCATCCTCATCGGCAACATGGGTCTTGCTACTACCCTTGGCGTGATCAGCATGGTGCCTTCCATCTTCTTTGCAGCCTTCGGTGCGAAGTATGTGGGCAAAAATGGCAGCAAAAAGGGCATCGTGACCTGGACCTGCGTCAGCATGGCCATCGCTTCTGTGCTGTTCCTGTTCTTCATCTTTACCGACACTCGTCAGATCGGTGTGATCGGCAGCTGGAACATGATTGTTTACGTCCTGCTGACTCTGCTGCAGAACGGTTCCATGATGTGCATTACCACCTCCAACACTTCTTACATGGCCGATACCATCGACTACGAGCTGGACCGCAGCGGCCGCTATATCCCGGCTGTCGTTTCTGGTACTTACAGTCTGGTGGACAAGCTCATCACCTCGGTGGCTGCTGTCATCGCCACCGGTGCGGTCGCCCTTCTGGGTTACACCACCACCATGCCCCAGCCCACAGATTCCTACACCAGCGGCATCTTCTGGATGACCCTTGCCATCAAGTTCGGTCTGCCCATGCTGGGCTGGGCCATCACCCTGATCGCCATGCTGGGCTGCCCGCTGACCAAGGAAGAAATGGTCAACGTCCAGAAGCGCATCGCAGATAAGAAAGAAGCCCTTCGTCATGAAGTAATTGCAGAACAGATGCAGTAA
- a CDS encoding glycoside hydrolase family 2 protein: MSKTILLNQSDWHFTKENPGIPTAVMGEAIALPHTWNAVDGQDGGNDYYRGTCWYTLALAKPAIPAGGKAVLQLDGAAMTAAVYLNGEKLAEHKGGYSTFRVDLTDHLKEENLLAISVDNRDNDTVYPQKADFTFYGGIYRDVTLHIVPAEHFALPANGAPALKVTPIVTDLTAKTAEVTVEAAVVGAQNVTFALEGQTLTAPVEKGTAKVVFTLNNAHLWDGVNDPFLYTVSAKLDNGEETSARFGCRKFEIDPQKGFILNGREYPLRGVSRHQDRKGAGIALTNEMMEEDIALILEIGANTIRLAHYQHAQYFYDLCDEKGLVIWAEIPYITMHMTNGRANTLTQMEELIVQNYNHPCIAVWGLSNEITAASAVNEDLLENHRLLNELAHKLDPTRKTTMANVFMLETTSPILEIPDVNSYNLYFGWYLGELEQNDEFFDKYHADYPDRCIGFSEYGADANPQYQSSHPEKGDYTESYQCVYHEHIAKMIADRPWLWATHVWNMFDFAADGRDEGGKHGENQKGLVTFDRKLKKDPFYLYKAYWSKEPFVHLCGSRYVDRAEDVTEIKVYSNLPEVSLYKDGQLVETRKGDKVFTFQLPITGKHSIEARSGEHSSVILVNKVDAPNPDYAMDNRKNVTNWFDGELDESCWSVKDNMATATADPKVGPILKQISDKAAAARGDVAAAVKDNPALVAMMERAMRRMTIESMLMQAGASEEDIKQLNRVLQGISKE, translated from the coding sequence ATGAGCAAGACCATCCTGTTGAATCAGAGCGACTGGCATTTTACCAAGGAGAACCCCGGCATCCCCACCGCTGTTATGGGTGAGGCCATTGCTCTGCCCCACACCTGGAACGCAGTGGACGGTCAGGACGGCGGCAACGATTACTACCGCGGCACCTGCTGGTATACGCTGGCCCTGGCAAAGCCCGCCATCCCGGCAGGCGGCAAGGCTGTTTTGCAGCTGGATGGCGCAGCTATGACCGCCGCCGTCTACCTGAACGGGGAAAAGCTGGCCGAGCACAAGGGCGGCTACTCCACCTTCCGGGTAGACCTGACCGACCACCTCAAAGAGGAAAATCTGCTGGCCATTTCCGTGGACAACCGCGACAACGACACCGTGTATCCCCAGAAAGCCGATTTTACCTTCTACGGCGGCATTTACCGGGATGTGACCCTGCACATCGTCCCGGCAGAACACTTTGCCCTGCCCGCTAATGGCGCACCGGCACTGAAGGTGACCCCCATCGTCACCGACCTTACTGCCAAGACCGCCGAGGTCACCGTGGAAGCCGCCGTGGTGGGCGCACAGAACGTGACCTTTGCACTGGAGGGGCAGACCCTCACCGCCCCGGTGGAAAAGGGCACCGCAAAGGTTGTTTTCACGCTGAACAACGCCCACCTGTGGGATGGCGTGAACGACCCCTTCCTCTACACCGTATCTGCCAAGCTGGACAATGGCGAGGAGACCTCCGCCCGGTTCGGCTGCCGCAAGTTTGAGATCGACCCCCAGAAGGGCTTTATCCTGAATGGCCGGGAATATCCGCTGCGCGGTGTTTCCCGCCATCAGGACCGAAAAGGTGCGGGCATTGCCCTGACCAACGAAATGATGGAGGAGGACATTGCCCTCATTCTGGAAATCGGGGCCAACACCATCCGGCTGGCACACTATCAGCACGCACAGTATTTCTACGACCTGTGTGATGAAAAGGGTCTTGTCATCTGGGCAGAGATCCCCTACATCACCATGCACATGACCAACGGCCGTGCCAACACCCTGACCCAGATGGAAGAGCTGATCGTCCAGAACTACAACCACCCCTGCATTGCCGTGTGGGGCTTGTCCAACGAGATCACCGCTGCTTCTGCTGTCAACGAGGATCTGCTGGAAAACCACCGTCTGCTGAACGAGCTGGCGCACAAGCTGGACCCCACCCGCAAGACCACCATGGCAAACGTGTTTATGCTGGAGACCACCAGTCCCATTCTGGAAATTCCCGATGTGAACAGCTACAACCTCTACTTCGGCTGGTATCTGGGCGAATTGGAGCAGAACGACGAGTTCTTTGACAAGTACCACGCCGATTACCCTGACCGCTGCATCGGCTTTTCGGAGTACGGCGCAGATGCCAACCCCCAGTACCAGAGCAGCCACCCGGAAAAAGGCGACTACACCGAGAGTTATCAGTGCGTCTACCATGAGCATATCGCAAAGATGATCGCCGACCGTCCGTGGTTGTGGGCGACCCATGTGTGGAATATGTTCGACTTTGCCGCCGATGGCCGTGATGAGGGCGGCAAGCACGGCGAGAACCAGAAGGGCCTTGTCACCTTTGACCGCAAGCTCAAAAAAGACCCCTTCTATCTCTACAAGGCCTATTGGAGCAAGGAGCCGTTCGTGCACCTGTGCGGCAGCCGCTATGTAGACCGCGCCGAGGACGTGACCGAGATCAAGGTCTACTCCAATCTGCCGGAGGTCTCGCTGTACAAGGACGGTCAGCTGGTGGAGACCCGTAAGGGCGACAAGGTGTTCACCTTCCAGCTGCCCATCACCGGCAAACACAGCATTGAGGCACGCTCCGGCGAGCACAGCAGCGTGATTCTGGTGAACAAGGTGGACGCCCCCAACCCGGATTACGCCATGGACAACCGCAAGAACGTGACCAACTGGTTTGACGGCGAGCTGGACGAAAGCTGCTGGTCGGTCAAGGACAACATGGCTACCGCCACGGCAGACCCCAAAGTTGGTCCCATTCTGAAGCAGATCTCTGATAAAGCTGCCGCTGCCCGCGGAGATGTTGCCGCCGCCGTGAAGGACAACCCGGCTCTGGTGGCGATGATGGAGCGTGCCATGCGGCGGATGACCATTGAATCCATGCTGATGCAGGCCGGCGCTTCGGAAGAGGACATCAAGCAGCTGAACCGTGTATTGCAGGGCATTTCCAAGGAGTGA